Proteins from a single region of Segatella copri:
- a CDS encoding NADH-quinone oxidoreductase subunit J family protein, which yields MITANLFMFVILAVVILGSAIMCVFTKRIMRAATFLLFVLFGVAGMFFLLDYTYLGAAQISVYAGGITMLYVFAIQLVSKRTLQGLLEHVKGSKIVGRALVCLVGFVTLAVIVLKNHFIDMAATVADTEVPMDQVGSALVGADKYGYVLPFEFISVFLLACIIGGILIARKEDKK from the coding sequence ATGATAACAGCAAATTTATTTATGTTCGTCATCTTGGCAGTAGTCATTCTTGGCTCAGCCATCATGTGCGTGTTCACCAAGCGCATCATGCGTGCGGCAACCTTCCTGTTGTTCGTACTCTTCGGTGTAGCAGGCATGTTCTTCCTGCTCGACTATACTTATCTGGGTGCAGCTCAGATTTCTGTATATGCCGGTGGTATCACCATGCTTTATGTCTTCGCTATCCAGTTGGTATCAAAGCGTACCCTCCAGGGTCTTTTGGAGCATGTCAAGGGTAGCAAGATTGTAGGTCGCGCACTCGTCTGCCTCGTTGGTTTCGTAACCCTGGCAGTCATCGTGTTGAAGAATCACTTTATTGATATGGCTGCAACCGTAGCCGACACCGAGGTGCCAATGGATCAGGTAGGTTCTGCACTGGTAGGTGCTGACAAGTATGGCTATGTATTGCCATTCGAGTTTATCTCTGTATTCCTGTTGGCATGTATCATCGGTGGTATCTTAATCGCAAGAAAGGAGGATAAGAAATGA
- the nuoK gene encoding NADH-quinone oxidoreductase subunit NuoK: MIPVQYFFVLSALLFFIGVYGFCTRRNLVAMLISIELVLNAADLNFAVFNRILFPGQLEGFFFTLFSIGVAAAETAVALAIIINVYRNYHSDQVNSIENMKF, from the coding sequence ATGATTCCAGTACAATATTTCTTCGTGCTCTCAGCACTCTTGTTCTTCATCGGAGTCTATGGCTTCTGTACACGCCGTAACCTCGTTGCCATGCTTATCTCCATCGAGCTTGTATTGAATGCAGCCGACCTGAACTTCGCTGTGTTCAACCGCATCCTCTTCCCAGGACAGTTGGAAGGTTTCTTCTTCACATTGTTCTCTATCGGAGTAGCAGCAGCCGAGACAGCCGTAGCGCTCGCTATTATTATCAACGTTTACCGCAACTATCACAGTGACCAGGTGAACAGTATTGAAAACATGAAATTCTAA
- a CDS encoding NADH-quinone oxidoreductase subunit N, with product MNYSQFLNMIPEATLMVVLLITFIADFCSSKSADRKWFNPLVCLLMVAHIAINIFPTEATEAFGGMYTTGPAAGVLKTILALGTLIVIVQAKEWLSRKDTAFKEGEFYMLIISTLLGMNMMVSANHFLLFFLGLEMASVPMACLVAFDKYRHNSAEAGAKFILTATFSSGVMIYGISLLYAACGTLYFDDVAKVISASPLTIAGMVFFFSGLGFKISLVPFHFWTADSYQGAPTTVTGYLSVVSKGAAAFTLCAILMKVFQPMVEYWTVLLYIVIVLSITIANLFAIRQSDLKRFMAFSSISQAGYIMLAVVGNSAMSVSALTYYVLIYVVANLSVFTIISSIEEHNNGTVQMDSYNGLYKTNPRLAFLMTLALFSLGGIPPFAGMFSKFFVFMAAVGTHDIHTTLGAWAYGVVFIALVNTVISLYYYLLIVKAMFIKHSDNPLPTFQSACSTKLALAICTVGIVAFGICSFVFDWISVAVNA from the coding sequence ATGAATTACAGTCAATTTTTAAATATGATTCCAGAAGCTACCCTGATGGTAGTTCTGTTGATCACTTTCATTGCTGACTTCTGCAGTTCCAAGAGCGCAGACCGTAAGTGGTTCAATCCTCTGGTATGTCTCTTGATGGTGGCTCACATTGCCATCAATATCTTCCCAACAGAAGCCACAGAGGCATTTGGCGGCATGTACACAACAGGTCCTGCTGCCGGTGTCTTGAAGACTATCCTGGCGCTGGGTACCCTCATCGTGATAGTACAGGCTAAGGAGTGGTTGAGCCGCAAGGACACAGCCTTCAAGGAGGGTGAGTTCTATATGCTGATTATCTCTACCTTGCTCGGTATGAACATGATGGTTAGTGCCAACCACTTCCTCCTGTTCTTCCTCGGTCTCGAAATGGCATCTGTGCCAATGGCTTGCTTGGTAGCATTCGATAAGTACCGTCACAATTCTGCTGAGGCAGGAGCTAAGTTCATCCTTACTGCTACTTTCTCAAGTGGCGTGATGATCTATGGTATCTCTCTGCTCTATGCTGCTTGTGGTACTTTGTACTTCGATGATGTAGCAAAGGTTATTTCAGCATCTCCATTGACCATCGCCGGTATGGTATTCTTCTTCAGTGGTCTCGGTTTCAAGATTTCCTTGGTTCCTTTCCACTTCTGGACAGCCGATTCATACCAGGGTGCACCAACTACTGTTACAGGTTACTTGTCAGTAGTATCTAAGGGTGCTGCAGCATTCACTCTCTGCGCTATCCTCATGAAGGTGTTCCAGCCAATGGTAGAGTACTGGACCGTGTTGCTTTACATCGTGATTGTACTTTCTATCACTATCGCTAACCTGTTTGCCATCCGTCAGAGCGACCTGAAGCGTTTCATGGCATTCTCTTCTATCTCTCAGGCAGGTTACATCATGTTGGCAGTGGTAGGTAACTCAGCGATGAGCGTGAGCGCCCTGACTTACTATGTATTGATTTACGTAGTAGCCAACCTGAGCGTCTTCACTATCATCTCATCTATTGAGGAGCACAACAACGGTACTGTTCAGATGGACAGCTACAATGGTTTGTACAAGACCAATCCTCGTCTGGCATTCCTGATGACCTTGGCATTGTTCTCATTGGGTGGTATTCCTCCATTCGCCGGTATGTTCTCGAAGTTCTTCGTGTTCATGGCAGCCGTTGGAACTCACGACATCCACACCACATTGGGAGCCTGGGCATACGGCGTAGTATTCATCGCGTTGGTAAACACAGTTATCAGCTTGTACTACTATCTGCTCATCGTGAAGGCTATGTTCATCAAGCACAGCGATAATCCACTTCCTACTTTCCAGAGCGCATGCTCAACCAAGTTGGCGCTTGCAATCTGCACCGTAGGTATCGTAGCATTCGGTATTTGCTCATTCGTCTTCGACTGGATTTCAGTGGCAGTGAATGCGTAA
- a CDS encoding ATP-binding protein encodes MDQNMKRLPYGINDFEAVIEQNQYYVDKTMYLPLLENQPSNIFFIRPRRFGKSIFLSMLHAYYDCSKKEKFQTLFGDLWVGKHPTPLQGKYQILHLDFSYVGGGIEKLEENFNMYLRVKLDGFMRVYQEFYLADFKERFFKSDSGTEKLALLQDETAAKGIPLYLIIDEYDNFTNTVLNEQGENVYWAITHADGFYRDVFKKFKGMFERIFITGVSPVTLDDVTSGFNIGWHISTKPEFNQMLGFSLEEVRKMFAYYKEMGGIPATSDIEAMIDEMKPWYDNYCFSEDALHTQSKVFNSDMVIYYLRNYIDRGEAPKQMIDPNTKTDYNKMKKLLQLDKLDGDRKGVIRTIAETGQIVAPLTETFSAYRLTDPQIFTSLLFYYGMLTIKGTRGDKMILGIPNNNVRKQYYGYLMDLYEERSYVDTNQLTDYYYDMAYEGKWREGLQFMADAYSKVSSVRDGIESERNLQGFFMAYLNLNNYYYTAPELELNHGYCDFFLLPNLTHYATKHSYILELKVLSKKDYESKPEDGKLSKAEAQWQEAEEQIKRYAAAPRVEALRQGTMLHKIIMQFVAGKLVRMEEVVC; translated from the coding sequence ATGGATCAGAATATGAAACGTTTGCCTTACGGCATCAATGACTTTGAGGCGGTAATAGAACAAAATCAATATTATGTGGATAAGACGATGTATTTGCCTTTGTTGGAAAACCAACCAAGCAACATCTTCTTCATTCGTCCACGTCGGTTCGGTAAGAGCATATTCCTGAGTATGCTCCATGCTTACTATGATTGTAGCAAGAAAGAAAAATTCCAAACTCTTTTCGGTGATTTATGGGTTGGTAAGCATCCTACTCCTTTGCAGGGAAAGTATCAGATTCTTCACCTTGATTTCTCGTATGTGGGTGGTGGAATCGAAAAGTTGGAGGAAAACTTCAATATGTATCTGCGTGTCAAATTGGACGGTTTCATGCGAGTTTACCAAGAGTTTTATCTGGCAGATTTTAAGGAGAGATTCTTTAAGTCAGATTCTGGTACGGAGAAACTGGCTTTGCTTCAGGATGAGACTGCAGCCAAGGGCATTCCTCTCTATCTGATCATCGATGAATATGACAATTTCACCAATACCGTGCTCAATGAGCAGGGCGAGAATGTATATTGGGCAATCACCCATGCCGACGGCTTCTACCGTGATGTCTTCAAGAAGTTCAAGGGTATGTTTGAACGTATTTTCATCACAGGTGTCAGTCCTGTTACCTTGGACGATGTGACGAGTGGATTCAATATTGGCTGGCATATCTCCACCAAGCCAGAGTTCAATCAGATGTTGGGCTTCTCTTTGGAGGAAGTGCGCAAGATGTTTGCTTATTACAAGGAAATGGGGGGTATTCCTGCAACAAGTGACATCGAGGCAATGATAGACGAGATGAAGCCTTGGTATGATAACTATTGTTTCTCAGAGGATGCTCTGCATACTCAGAGTAAAGTGTTCAATAGTGATATGGTCATCTATTATCTCCGAAATTATATAGATAGGGGAGAAGCTCCAAAGCAGATGATAGATCCAAACACGAAGACAGACTACAACAAGATGAAGAAACTTCTTCAGTTGGATAAGTTGGATGGCGACCGCAAAGGTGTTATCCGCACGATAGCCGAGACGGGGCAGATTGTGGCTCCTTTGACAGAAACCTTTTCTGCCTATAGGTTGACCGACCCTCAGATATTTACGAGTCTGCTGTTTTATTATGGTATGTTGACCATCAAGGGAACTCGTGGCGATAAGATGATATTGGGTATTCCAAACAATAATGTCCGTAAGCAGTACTATGGCTATTTGATGGACTTGTATGAGGAAAGGTCATACGTAGATACCAACCAACTTACTGATTATTATTATGATATGGCGTACGAGGGTAAGTGGCGTGAAGGATTACAGTTTATGGCAGATGCCTATTCCAAGGTATCGTCAGTTCGTGACGGCATAGAGTCGGAGCGCAATCTTCAAGGTTTCTTCATGGCATATCTGAATTTGAACAATTACTATTATACCGCACCGGAGCTAGAGTTGAACCATGGCTATTGTGATTTTTTCCTTTTGCCAAATCTTACTCATTATGCTACGAAGCATAGTTATATCCTGGAGCTGAAGGTGTTGTCGAAGAAAGATTACGAGTCAAAGCCAGAGGATGGCAAACTTTCTAAGGCAGAAGCACAATGGCAAGAGGCTGAGGAACAAATCAAGCGATATGCCGCAGCTCCAAGGGTCGAGGCGCTGCGTCAGGGTACAATGCTCCATAAAATCATCATGCAGTTTGTAGCAGGTAAGTTGGTGAGGATGGAGGAAGTGGTATGTTGA
- a CDS encoding complex I subunit 4 family protein — translation MNLSIFVIVPLLMLLGLWLARNDKQVRGVMVAGASVLLGLSIYLVFAFLEARETMPADQAPMLFTYCVPWFEPLHINYSLGVDGISVVMLLLTSIIVFTGTFASWQMEPMKKEYFLWFTLLSIGVYGFFISIDMFTMFMFYEVALIPMYLLIGVWGSGAKEYSAMKLTLMLMGGSALLVIGILGIYFYSGAQTFEILDIAHHTNGAHAIPESVQNVFFPLLFIGFGILGALFPFHTWSPDGHASAPTAVSMLHAGVLMKLGGYGCFRIAMFLLPAATHGFWIKVFLVLTTISIVYGALSACVQTDLKYINAYSSVSHCGMVLFALCMMTETAATGAILQMLSHGLMTALFFAVIGMIYHQAGTRDVRYLGGLMKIIPFLSVGYAVAGLANLGLPGFSGFVAEMTIFVGSFQNADTFHRVCTIIACTSIVITAVYILRCVGKILYQKVPNPKLEKLHDATWDERIAVAGLIACVAGLGMFPLWAEKIIMDAVGPIFSVIM, via the coding sequence ATGAATTTAAGTATATTCGTCATAGTACCACTCCTGATGTTGCTCGGCCTCTGGTTGGCACGCAACGACAAGCAGGTTCGTGGTGTGATGGTAGCAGGTGCCAGCGTATTGCTCGGTCTCTCCATCTATTTGGTGTTTGCATTTCTCGAAGCTCGTGAGACAATGCCAGCCGACCAAGCTCCGATGCTCTTCACCTACTGTGTGCCTTGGTTTGAACCATTGCACATCAACTATTCACTCGGTGTGGATGGTATCTCAGTGGTGATGCTTCTCCTGACTTCTATCATCGTGTTCACCGGTACATTTGCTTCCTGGCAGATGGAGCCAATGAAGAAGGAATACTTCCTCTGGTTCACACTCCTGAGCATCGGTGTATATGGCTTCTTCATCTCTATCGACATGTTCACCATGTTCATGTTCTATGAGGTAGCGCTTATCCCAATGTACCTTCTGATTGGTGTATGGGGTAGTGGTGCAAAGGAGTATTCAGCCATGAAGTTGACTTTGATGTTGATGGGTGGTTCAGCCCTTTTGGTTATCGGTATCCTGGGTATCTACTTCTACAGTGGTGCTCAGACCTTCGAAATCCTCGATATCGCTCACCATACCAATGGTGCTCATGCGATTCCAGAGAGCGTGCAGAACGTGTTCTTCCCATTGCTCTTCATCGGTTTCGGTATCCTCGGTGCGCTGTTCCCATTCCATACATGGTCTCCTGATGGTCACGCCAGTGCGCCAACAGCCGTATCTATGTTGCACGCCGGTGTATTGATGAAGCTTGGTGGTTACGGTTGCTTCCGTATCGCCATGTTCCTCTTGCCAGCTGCTACTCACGGATTCTGGATTAAGGTGTTCCTCGTACTGACTACTATCTCTATCGTATATGGTGCTTTGTCAGCTTGTGTACAGACCGACTTGAAGTACATCAACGCTTACTCATCAGTATCTCACTGTGGTATGGTGCTCTTCGCTCTCTGTATGATGACCGAGACAGCCGCTACTGGTGCAATCCTCCAGATGTTGTCTCATGGTTTGATGACCGCCCTCTTCTTCGCCGTTATCGGTATGATTTACCATCAGGCTGGTACACGTGACGTACGTTACCTGGGTGGTTTGATGAAGATCATTCCATTCCTCTCTGTAGGTTATGCAGTAGCAGGTTTGGCTAACCTCGGTTTGCCTGGTTTCTCTGGTTTTGTAGCCGAGATGACCATCTTCGTAGGTTCTTTCCAGAATGCAGATACCTTCCATCGCGTATGTACCATCATCGCATGTACCTCAATCGTAATAACTGCGGTTTACATTCTGCGTTGTGTTGGTAAGATTCTTTATCAGAAGGTTCCTAATCCTAAGTTGGAGAAGCTTCACGATGCTACCTGGGACGAGCGTATCGCTGTAGCAGGTCTTATCGCCTGCGTTGCAGGTCTCGGTATGTTCCCACTCTGGGCAGAGAAGATTATCATGGACGCTGTCGGTCCTATCTTTAGTGTAATCATGTAA
- the nuoH gene encoding NADH-quinone oxidoreductase subunit NuoH, which translates to MFDFSIVTTFIDNLLRQTLGLGDFLSILIECVLVGICILTAYALIAIVLIFMERKVCAYFQCRLGPMRVGPWGIFQVFADVLKMLIKEIFAVDRADKLLYYMAPFLVIIASVGTFSFLPWNKGAHILDFNVGVFLITAVSSIGVLGVFLAGWASNNKYSVVSAMRGAVQMISYEMSLGLCLISAVVLTGTMQVSGIVEAQTGAWNWLIIKGHVPAILAFLVFLVAGNAEANRGPFDLAEAESELTAGYHTEYSGMGFGFYYLAEYLNLFVISGIASTVFLGGWAPLNIGIEGFDNLMNLIPGFIWFFGKTFAVVWLLMWVRWTFPRLRIDQILKLEWKYLMPLSLVILILMTVCVAFGFHG; encoded by the coding sequence ATGTTTGATTTTAGTATAGTAACAACATTCATCGACAATCTGCTTCGCCAGACCTTGGGTTTGGGCGACTTCCTGTCGATTCTGATTGAGTGCGTGCTCGTGGGTATCTGTATTTTGACAGCATACGCCCTCATCGCTATCGTACTTATCTTCATGGAGCGTAAGGTGTGTGCCTACTTCCAGTGCCGTCTCGGCCCTATGCGTGTAGGTCCTTGGGGTATCTTCCAGGTATTCGCCGACGTGCTCAAGATGTTGATCAAGGAGATCTTCGCTGTAGATAGAGCCGACAAGCTGCTCTACTACATGGCACCATTCCTCGTGATCATTGCCTCTGTGGGTACTTTCTCATTCCTTCCATGGAACAAGGGAGCTCATATTCTTGACTTCAACGTAGGTGTATTCCTCATCACAGCCGTAAGTTCTATCGGCGTGCTGGGTGTATTCCTCGCAGGTTGGGCATCTAACAACAAATACTCTGTGGTATCTGCCATGCGTGGTGCCGTACAGATGATTTCTTATGAGATGTCTCTCGGTCTCTGCCTGATTTCTGCAGTAGTTCTTACCGGCACCATGCAGGTAAGCGGTATCGTAGAGGCACAGACTGGTGCTTGGAACTGGTTGATTATCAAGGGTCATGTGCCAGCTATCCTGGCTTTCTTGGTATTCCTCGTAGCAGGTAATGCTGAGGCTAACCGTGGTCCTTTCGACTTGGCTGAGGCTGAGAGTGAGTTGACCGCAGGTTACCACACTGAGTATTCAGGTATGGGCTTCGGTTTCTACTACCTGGCAGAGTACCTTAACCTCTTCGTGATTTCCGGTATTGCTTCTACCGTATTCCTCGGTGGTTGGGCGCCATTGAACATCGGTATCGAGGGCTTCGACAATCTGATGAACCTTATTCCTGGTTTCATCTGGTTCTTCGGTAAGACCTTCGCGGTGGTATGGCTCCTGATGTGGGTACGTTGGACATTCCCACGTCTGCGTATCGACCAGATTCTGAAGTTGGAGTGGAAGTATCTGATGCCATTGTCACTGGTCATCCTGATCTTGATGACAGTATGCGTAGCATTTGGATTCCACGGATAA
- a CDS encoding YitT family protein, producing MTPPRPLWKSVQDYVLIAIGMISYAIGWNVFLLPTNVTASGLPGISSIIYWATGCPVQIPYFIVNATLLICAFKILGAKFCVKTVYAVIVVTILTSFFSSRLGDVHLLENQPLWAAFLGAVFCGCGIGLGFSVGGSTGGTDIIAAIVNKYRDISLGRVIMICDIFIISSSYLVVHDWEKVLYGYVVLCVQAFCIDQVVNSRRRSVQFFIISQKYEEIGKRINVDADRGVTVVNASGFYSGQDVKMLFVLAKQRQAPAIFRLIGEIDPHAFVSQSAVIGVYGEGFDKIKYKSKKEHGV from the coding sequence ATGACTCCTCCTCGACCCTTGTGGAAGTCTGTACAAGACTATGTTTTGATTGCGATAGGTATGATATCCTACGCTATTGGATGGAACGTGTTCCTCTTGCCAACCAATGTAACAGCAAGCGGACTTCCTGGTATCTCCAGTATTATCTATTGGGCAACCGGTTGCCCTGTGCAAATTCCGTATTTTATCGTCAACGCCACCTTATTAATATGTGCGTTCAAGATTTTGGGAGCAAAGTTCTGTGTCAAGACTGTTTATGCCGTTATAGTGGTAACCATCCTGACCTCTTTCTTCTCCAGCCGTTTAGGTGATGTTCATCTTTTGGAAAACCAACCTTTATGGGCTGCTTTCCTGGGTGCAGTTTTCTGTGGCTGCGGAATCGGACTCGGTTTCTCGGTTGGTGGAAGTACGGGTGGTACGGATATCATCGCAGCCATCGTCAACAAGTATCGCGACATTTCTCTAGGTAGAGTGATTATGATATGCGACATCTTCATCATCAGTTCCAGCTATCTGGTGGTACACGATTGGGAGAAGGTGTTATATGGTTATGTAGTTCTTTGCGTTCAGGCATTCTGCATCGACCAGGTGGTAAACAGCAGAAGACGAAGCGTACAGTTCTTTATCATTTCACAGAAGTATGAGGAGATAGGCAAGCGCATCAATGTAGATGCTGATAGGGGAGTAACGGTGGTGAATGCCAGCGGTTTTTATTCCGGTCAGGATGTGAAGATGCTTTTCGTGTTAGCCAAGCAGCGTCAGGCTCCTGCTATCTTCCGTCTTATCGGCGAGATTGATCCCCATGCCTTTGTCAGTCAGAGTGCCGTTATCGGTGTGTATGGTGAAGGTTTTGACAAGATTAAATATAAAAGCAAAAAAGAGCACGGAGTTTAA
- a CDS encoding NuoI/complex I 23 kDa subunit family protein: MSNNSYFGGIAAGLKTLAIGMKTTMKEYFTPKSTEQYPENRKTTLHVSPRFRGRLVFVRDENEAYKCVGCTLCEKSCPNDTIKIVTEMVEDPETGKKKRKLVDYQYDLGDCMFCELCVNACNFGAIKFVNDFENAVFDRNKLVMHLDKEVYRGGSLPDLIDGGAPLEIGKFNTKTK, encoded by the coding sequence ATGTCTAACAATTCATATTTCGGCGGTATTGCAGCGGGTTTGAAGACCCTCGCTATCGGTATGAAGACTACCATGAAGGAGTACTTCACACCAAAGAGCACAGAGCAGTATCCTGAGAACCGCAAGACTACACTCCACGTATCTCCACGTTTCCGTGGACGCCTGGTCTTCGTTCGTGATGAGAACGAGGCTTACAAGTGTGTGGGTTGTACATTGTGTGAGAAGTCATGCCCTAACGATACCATCAAGATCGTAACCGAGATGGTGGAGGACCCAGAGACAGGCAAGAAGAAGCGCAAGCTGGTAGATTACCAGTACGACTTGGGCGACTGCATGTTCTGCGAGCTCTGTGTGAACGCATGTAACTTCGGTGCAATCAAGTTTGTCAACGATTTCGAGAATGCAGTCTTCGACCGCAACAAGTTGGTGATGCACCTTGACAAGGAGGTTTATAGGGGCGGCAGCCTTCCTGACCTCATCGATGGTGGTGCTCCATTGGAAATCGGTAAGTTTAACACCAAGACTAAGTAA
- a CDS encoding DUF4250 domain-containing protein, translated as MDKLPMNDVPMLVSAINFLLRDHEFETLDEICNHFNVNRAALEAKLATQGFEWSEQQKKFW; from the coding sequence ATGGATAAGTTACCAATGAATGATGTTCCGATGCTCGTAAGCGCCATCAACTTCCTGCTTCGTGACCACGAGTTTGAAACACTCGATGAGATTTGTAATCACTTCAATGTGAACCGTGCGGCATTAGAAGCCAAATTGGCTACCCAAGGATTTGAGTGGTCAGAGCAACAGAAGAAATTCTGGTAA
- the nuoL gene encoding NADH-quinone oxidoreductase subunit L, whose protein sequence is MEYNYAFLILLLPFLSFLVLGLVGMKMKRPVAALIGTVLMGCVFAMSVYTAYEYFFAVGRDASTGMYPTVTVFNFTWLKFTELLTFNIGFRLSPISVLMLIVITTVSFMVHIYSFGYMAERDENYKVEEYEKGMQRFYAYLSLFTMSMLGLVVATNIFQMYLFWELVGVCSYLLIGFYYPKHAAVHASKKAFIVTRFADLFFLIGILFYSFYVGTFNYDLNAQPELNSALAGAAWVMPTALFLMFIGGAGKSAMFPLHIWLPDAMEGPTPVSALIHAATMVVAGVYQVASLFPIWVQYAPETLHYVAYIAAFTAFYAAAVACCQRDIKRGLAFSTISQIAYMLVALGVCFAVDNHHGGLGYMAGIFHLFTHAMFKALLFLCSGAIIVIIGSNFKDYMGGLHKYMPITNICFLIGCLAIAGIPPFAGFWSKDEIISACFQFSPFMGWFMTVVAGMTAFYMFRLYYVIFWGQSYYELDPENRRKPQEVPFVMWGPLVFLAIISCLCGLIPFGHFVSATGQSYDIHIDMSVATTSVIVAIIGIGLATYMYAPKKTPLADALAKKMPKLHKAALNRFYIDDAWQFFTHKIVFGCFSKPIAWFDRRVIDGTFNFMAWGTQEAGETIRPWQSGDVRSYAIWFLTGTVALTLCLLALL, encoded by the coding sequence ATGGAATACAATTATGCATTTTTGATACTTCTTCTGCCATTCCTGAGCTTCCTGGTTCTGGGACTTGTGGGTATGAAGATGAAAAGACCGGTAGCAGCACTCATCGGTACCGTATTGATGGGCTGTGTATTCGCGATGTCTGTCTATACAGCATACGAGTACTTCTTTGCAGTGGGTCGCGATGCCTCAACAGGTATGTACCCAACTGTTACCGTATTTAATTTCACATGGTTGAAGTTTACTGAGTTGCTCACCTTCAACATCGGTTTCCGCCTGAGCCCAATCTCTGTATTGATGCTCATCGTGATTACCACCGTCAGCTTCATGGTTCACATCTACAGCTTCGGCTATATGGCAGAGCGTGATGAGAACTACAAGGTTGAGGAATATGAGAAGGGTATGCAGCGTTTCTACGCTTACCTGAGCCTCTTCACCATGTCTATGTTGGGCCTGGTAGTAGCTACCAACATCTTCCAGATGTATCTGTTCTGGGAGTTGGTGGGTGTCTGCTCATACCTGCTCATCGGTTTCTACTATCCAAAGCATGCTGCAGTACATGCCAGCAAGAAGGCGTTCATCGTAACCCGTTTCGCTGACCTCTTCTTCCTCATCGGTATCCTGTTCTACAGCTTCTATGTAGGAACCTTCAACTACGACTTGAATGCTCAGCCAGAGCTCAACTCTGCTTTGGCAGGTGCTGCTTGGGTAATGCCAACAGCGTTGTTCCTCATGTTCATCGGTGGTGCCGGTAAGAGTGCGATGTTCCCATTGCACATCTGGTTGCCAGATGCGATGGAGGGTCCAACTCCTGTTTCTGCGTTGATCCACGCCGCTACCATGGTTGTAGCCGGTGTATATCAGGTAGCCAGCCTCTTCCCAATCTGGGTACAGTATGCTCCTGAGACTCTTCACTATGTAGCTTACATTGCAGCCTTCACCGCATTCTATGCTGCAGCCGTAGCTTGCTGCCAGCGTGATATCAAGCGTGGTCTGGCTTTCTCTACTATCTCTCAGATTGCCTACATGCTCGTAGCGCTCGGTGTCTGCTTCGCAGTAGATAACCACCATGGTGGTTTGGGTTACATGGCTGGTATCTTCCACCTGTTTACCCACGCTATGTTCAAGGCGTTGCTCTTCCTCTGCTCTGGTGCCATCATCGTCATCATCGGCAGCAACTTCAAGGATTACATGGGCGGTTTGCACAAGTACATGCCTATTACCAACATCTGCTTCCTCATCGGTTGCTTGGCGATTGCAGGTATTCCTCCATTCGCAGGTTTCTGGTCAAAGGATGAGATTATCTCGGCTTGCTTCCAGTTCTCTCCATTCATGGGCTGGTTCATGACAGTGGTTGCCGGTATGACAGCATTCTACATGTTCCGTCTCTACTACGTCATTTTCTGGGGACAGAGCTACTATGAGCTGGATCCTGAGAACCGTCGCAAGCCACAGGAGGTTCCTTTCGTGATGTGGGGTCCATTGGTATTCCTCGCCATCATCTCTTGCCTCTGTGGTTTGATTCCATTCGGTCACTTCGTATCTGCTACAGGTCAGAGCTACGATATCCATATCGACATGAGTGTGGCAACAACCTCTGTTATCGTTGCTATCATCGGTATCGGTCTGGCTACTTACATGTATGCTCCTAAGAAGACTCCATTGGCAGACGCTTTGGCTAAGAAGATGCCTAAGTTGCACAAGGCAGCCTTGAACCGTTTCTATATCGACGATGCTTGGCAGTTCTTCACCCACAAGATTGTCTTCGGTTGCTTCTCAAAGCCAATCGCATGGTTCGACCGTCGCGTTATCGATGGTACCTTCAACTTCATGGCTTGGGGTACACAGGAGGCAGGTGAAACCATCCGCCCATGGCAGAGTGGTGATGTTCGCAGCTATGCTATCTGGTTCCTCACCGGTACCGTAGCATTGACATTGTGCCTGCTCGCACTTCTTTAA